From Rhodobium gokarnense, the proteins below share one genomic window:
- a CDS encoding type IV secretory system conjugative DNA transfer family protein, whose product MFLLTLFGGLLVGFLPVLILFLARRTIDIALAVLALSVLYIVLVPGSGIGVSTISAVVGFWVGLAGAWIWLFGIPRVPKLTTFGSSEWANYDHLDEGGYFVPNGFLLGEFELPKQEAKKVGETRKTIYYGGDRHLLTIAPTRAGKGVSAIIPNLLTYSGSTIVIDPKGENALITAIQRIKMGQDVFLIDPWRILPKALDQYQACFNPLEWLQADKDDLAENAMLLADALVLPSTGSDKFWDEEAKALLMGLILYVATSPAEKNNRHLGRVRELLTLGSEELNNLFVIMSNSKVPIVCSTGERSLQKDERLFSSVLAVAQSHTHFLESPHIKRNLMSSDFQFEELKERPITVYLILPADRLDTFGRWLRLLIQQAITVNARNISAHPAKPLLFMLDEMSALGQLRMVEQAYSLMAGFGMQLWGIVQDFSQLERIYGTSGWQTFIANAGAIQYLGSRDEKTAGYVSKLCGVTTILSLSTAISNAVTSAMKGGSSTETTTKTRSEAQRSLAYPDELMRLSKDRQILLLENANPINAGRIVWYADPRLKSLGVDLAKVRHQQT is encoded by the coding sequence ATGTTTCTTCTGACATTATTTGGAGGGCTGCTAGTCGGTTTTCTCCCTGTTTTGATTCTCTTTCTCGCTCGCAGAACCATCGACATTGCACTGGCTGTGTTGGCTCTTTCGGTTCTTTATATCGTTTTGGTGCCTGGAAGTGGCATAGGCGTATCCACGATATCGGCCGTCGTTGGGTTTTGGGTCGGATTAGCAGGGGCCTGGATTTGGCTTTTTGGAATTCCAAGGGTTCCCAAACTAACTACCTTTGGCTCATCTGAGTGGGCAAATTACGACCATCTTGATGAAGGCGGATATTTTGTTCCGAATGGATTTCTACTGGGAGAATTTGAACTACCAAAGCAAGAAGCAAAAAAGGTCGGCGAAACACGAAAGACTATCTATTATGGAGGTGACCGCCATTTATTAACGATAGCACCGACAAGAGCAGGAAAAGGGGTGAGTGCTATTATTCCAAACCTATTGACCTATTCCGGATCAACTATCGTTATTGACCCCAAAGGCGAGAACGCTTTGATAACTGCCATACAAAGAATTAAGATGGGGCAGGATGTTTTCTTGATTGATCCGTGGAGAATATTGCCCAAGGCTTTAGATCAATATCAAGCTTGCTTTAATCCTCTTGAATGGCTACAGGCGGATAAAGACGATTTGGCTGAGAATGCCATGTTACTTGCCGATGCGCTTGTGCTGCCAAGCACAGGATCAGATAAATTTTGGGACGAGGAAGCTAAGGCCCTGCTAATGGGTCTAATTCTGTACGTAGCGACGTCTCCGGCGGAAAAGAACAATCGTCATTTGGGTCGTGTGCGTGAACTTCTTACTTTGGGCAGTGAAGAATTAAATAATCTATTTGTAATAATGAGCAATTCAAAGGTACCAATTGTTTGCAGCACCGGGGAACGAAGCCTGCAGAAGGACGAACGACTTTTTTCGAGCGTTCTTGCGGTCGCTCAATCGCATACACATTTTTTGGAAAGCCCTCACATTAAAAGAAACCTCATGTCATCGGACTTCCAGTTCGAAGAGCTAAAAGAAAGGCCTATTACAGTCTATCTAATACTTCCAGCTGACAGATTAGACACATTTGGACGTTGGCTGCGTCTTTTGATTCAGCAAGCTATCACAGTGAATGCGCGAAATATCAGCGCACACCCCGCCAAACCTCTTCTATTTATGCTGGACGAAATGTCCGCACTAGGCCAGCTAAGGATGGTAGAACAGGCATACTCCCTGATGGCGGGGTTCGGGATGCAGCTCTGGGGCATCGTGCAGGACTTCTCGCAGCTGGAGCGCATCTACGGCACCAGCGGCTGGCAGACATTCATCGCCAATGCCGGGGCGATCCAGTATCTGGGCTCCCGCGACGAGAAGACGGCCGGTTACGTCTCCAAGCTCTGCGGGGTCACCACGATCCTGTCGCTCAGCACGGCGATATCAAACGCAGTTACCTCCGCCATGAAAGGGGGATCAAGCACCGAGACCACCACCAAAACCCGGTCCGAGGCGCAGCGCAGCCTGGCCTATCCCGATGAGTTGATGCGGCTATCCAAGGACCGGCAGATTCTGCTGTTGGAAAACGCCAATCCGATCAATGCCGGGCGCATCGTCTGGTACGCCGATCCGCGCCTCAAATCCCTCGGCGTTGATCTGGCGAAAGTCCGACACCAGCAAACATAA